Proteins co-encoded in one Methanothrix sp. genomic window:
- the trxA gene encoding thioredoxin gives MTSFEEVEDLDKPVLIDFFATWCGPCRMQTPIMEELEKKYGGRIEIKKIDVDRNMELANRYNIMVVPTIVLEKDGKEVRRWLGVTSKEELSSAIDEIL, from the coding sequence TTGACATCATTTGAGGAGGTTGAAGATTTGGATAAACCTGTGCTCATTGATTTCTTTGCCACGTGGTGTGGCCCCTGCAGGATGCAGACGCCGATAATGGAGGAGCTGGAGAAGAAGTACGGCGGAAGGATAGAGATCAAAAAGATAGATGTCGACAGGAACATGGAGCTCGCGAACAGGTACAACATCATGGTGGTGCCGACGATAGTCCTTGAGAAGGACGGCAAGGAGGTGCGCCGCTGGCTGGGCGTCACGTCCAAAGAAGAGCTGAGCAGCGCGATCGATGAGATACTCTAG